GgcaatgggaaaccacgagATACGAATCGGGGATTCGACAACCCAAGGGACAAGAGGAAGAAGATAAAATGCTTCCTTTGTCAAGGACCGCACATGGAGCGAAAATGtccaaataaaatgataatttcgacaatcaaaaagaaagatgagCCGAAGGAAGAGGCGAAGCCTACCGAGAGAAAGACATCGAGAGTCAATTCGATGATGTTCATTCCTGGGAAGAGGAATGGAGGAAAAGGGTTGATGTTTGTTGACATCAACATTGCGGGTCAGAAGCGGAGTGCTCTTATTGATACGGGAGCATCGGACTTGTTCATGTCGAAAACGGCTACGAAGAAGCTTGGTCTATTGATTAGGAAATAGAATAAGAAGATCAAGATAGCAACTTCCGAGAAAGCCCCAACTATGGGAGTAGTTCGTGAGGTGGAACTACAAATCGGCGAATGGAAGAGCAAGGAAGATTTCGAGGTAATCCAATTGGATGATTACGATTATGTGCTTGGATTAAACTTCTTTGATAGGATTCAGGCAACTCTGTAACCATGGGCCGATCAAATCTATATTGTCACTGGTCCGTCAACAAAAACGGTTGTGCCGGTGCATCGGGATATGAAGGTTGGGACCAAGGTGTTATCGTCAATCCAACTAGTCAAAGATGTTTCGTATGGGAGAAACATTAATTCGTCAGAATGGAATGCTACGAAATCCCCTTCGAAAGTGTTAGTGGCGCAAGGGACCAATATGAAGCCAACGAATTCGACTGTGGAGCCGACACCTTTGAAAAAGGTGGGTTGTACATCGAGCTTCGAGGGAAAAAGAGTGATGTAAAAACAGTCAAGACGAGTAAATGCTACGAGTAAAGTACATTGTAAACACTCTGATAGTGCTTTGAATTTTGACTTGTTGGTTTGGCAAGGTTGTAGGGGCCCTTTCAAAGTTCATAAGCAAGGAGGCCAAGGAACTGTGGGCGGTACGAAGCCGAGGTATGAGAATCGAAGGGATTCCAATGGAACAAGTCAAAATTGGGGCAAGTTAAAGCAGAGACTTCTTGCCAACAGAATGTACCAACGAGTGCAACGGTTCAAGATAAGAGGCGACAGAAGCCGAGGCATAGGTTCTGAAGGGAGGGACAACCGATCGCAAGACAAGTCGGGAAGAAGCCGAGGCATTGAGAAAGTTTTAAGGTGAATCAAGTCAGTGTCATCCAGAAGTCGCAACGAGGGCGTtacgagaatgggtgggggaaaATGTCATGGGCGGAAGTACgaagcccgtgaccatggcacaagaaGTGCCCTATGGAGGTCTATTGATTAGATGGGAAATATTTAGCCCACGAaaactggcccgattcagagagctgttggagaagcctgtcagattgaagcctggttggcccgatgaTGAAGACAttgcaacttaggctaattttagtaactaatcttagaagatagagagaatcatatcttgtaaagattagattagatttgatatggcaaatcttgtaaatccctaaaatcaagggatatggtgaatctcgtccgtcgatgtaaatgtatcttgaccgtcggttttgggggagctcaactataaatagagagcctccccctcatttgtactcatccATTGTAAGCTGAATTCTTAAAAGTAATAGAATTATTTGAGCATTTAcccaaacactttgtgtgcattctttctttggctttctgttgttcacTTGTAgtttcttttggcacaatcgcttctgctatacaaattggtgccttggagaaGTTCTtaaaagaatcctcacttttgggcgtaaaggctgacttaggcgagtttgggaTGAagggatcgcctaaggccgcacgaattgcgagacgaaaggtctagcatCGTGACACTAGATAGTCTTAAAAGCATTTTTGATGTTATAATTGTGAACATGGTTACAATTTTTCCTACTTATGTTTAATCACTCTCAATTCAAGTAATTATTTATGCTTTTCCAAGGATTAAAATGAAGAACACAACTGTACAAGATCATTTGATGGagattacaagaagttgaagATCATCATGTCTTTGGAGTTGATACAATATAGCTTGCAATCCAACAACCAACTATTAAAGCTAGCCAGAACCATATATTGGTATGGAATTTGAGCCACCAAATGATgcatgaaaatattattatattatgcgAGAGTCAAAGGTTTTGGCACACATAAGAATCCCCATAATCAAATGATTACTGGAGAATTTATTTGTTCGAAAGAAAGTGTGAAGGCAAAAAAACACTTCAAGATAGAAGAGAGAGTCCATGCAACTTCAGATGAAACAATAGAATGTTATAAAGCAATGGTTTTAATATCCAAGAAAGGAgggaaataaattatttctcgATTCCATGCAGAACATAATCATGTATTAGCTTCACCAAGAGCACACAATTCATTTTTTCACAAAGAATTCAAACAAAAGTTCAAAGACATCTCATGGATGTTCTTGATAAGTCAGGTATTCGTCCCAGTAAGATAGTTTTTGTTTGAGATCATAAATCTAGCAGGCTTGGTAATTTTAATAAGACTAAGCGTAATGTTTAGCTACATTTAATTCTCTGATTGTTGCATATGTCTTGATAGCTTGATGTTTGAACTTGATATATAAGATATTGATTATCATTTTTTGAAACGTCATGAAAATTGTATTAATCTCAATTAACAATTCAGGTACCAATTAATAGTACAAAACAAAGACCAAAACACAAGATCTTGCACCTGCCAAACAACAACACAGGACTCTgcaaagtaaacaaaataaagtgATTTGCTAAACACATCATTAGCCCCTAACCCAAATAAGAAGGGCACATCTGCCCACCCCTTATTTCATTAAGCTACTTGCTTCATTGTTTTAGCTCCCTAAAACCATCAACAAAAATAAGCTCAGAAATGATTTTTGCAAACTTCCTAAGAttgaatttcaattcaatcacaagTTTATGTGAAATCTCTAATTTTCTAGCAATAAGGATGATTATTGTTTGTGATCGTAATTCATATAGCTTCGTCactaattgataaatttattgtAATTCATACAGGAACCGCATGATCTTAGGTAATTCTTCTGCTTCAAATTGCCTAAGTCAGACAATCTCTCAAAAAGATGAGAATTCTCAAAGAAATTCTCTAAGgaatgaaaataaagtaaaagcaAACTTTCAAAGCAAAGAAGCAACAAACAAACAGAAAAGCTAAAAGAAATCTAAGCACACCAAGTGTTTGGGTAAATGTTCACAAAGTGTTTCCATTACTTTGAAAGATTACAACTGAGGTGGAATGCTTCTATTTGTAGTTGAGTGTCACACCCTGGTTTGGCAAACCAGATCAGTTTGAGAGACTACGACGGGGAAGACCGCCTAAGTTGCGAGACATAGATTGTATAATGTGGGTAACTTCGTGGTAAAGTGCTACGAAGAACTTCTTCAATATTGCGGAGAACCAGTCCGAGTAATAGCGAGATTATAGTTAGGGCGGGGACCTTATTATCCAGACCTTATTGCTAATATGATTGTCACCTATGTTTTAGTGATGTTACCTAAGTAAGTACGATTGGTTGTAGGATACGTTTACATCACCTGGCATCCTAGTGGAGGCAACATGTCAGTAATTAGGACACTTGTAGAGCCTCGTAgaatatgattaattagtagAAGCGCACGAGAATGATTAATGATTAGAGATAATTCTTATTGAGATTTGGACATGGGTTATCTATAAATTGGATAACGTGGTAGTGGAGAAAAGATTTTTAATTCATCTTCTCTACCAGAATTTATTATCATCGAAGAAACTAGGAGAGTTCTTCCTTCCTAACAAGGGTGTTAACTCTACTTTAaagaattgatttaattttgaccaCCTACCACGAAAATCATCGCCATTGAAATGAGGACACTCCCACTTAATCTTCTTGATCCGGCCCTCGACAGTAAGGAGTCTAGGAAACAAATCTGCAAGTCCTAGGTCATAATTTGGGGACATAACTAAGGACTCTTGGAGAGGAAATCCAGGAGGTGATTCTCTTAACATTTTCTTCCCTTTACCCTGACTGGAGCTTCCTACTCCAAGGTGTTGAGGCTGACCTATAAACTGCTCAAGCAAGGAATACAGCTCAGTCTGCATGTCCCCCTTAAATCCTTCCTGGAAATCCTTGAATCGAGAATCCATTTTAGCATCAATATCAACTCCGAGTTGGGACAACTCTTGCTAAAGTTGACCTATCTCTTTCTGCAGTCTGGTAGTGACTCCATCAGTAGCCATGGACTGTATTGGAGCTCTGATACCCTGTAACGAAACAAATATCTAAAAGAGAAattaagaagagagaatgaggaagaaaagagtaaatgattcattcaatttcataattgaCTCAGGCTTCCTTCACTCGTGataaaagagagaagaaatAGCTATTCACAGCCTGACAACAGTTAACTGAAACGAAGAGTTTTGTGCTAACAATCAAAGCTAAACGCATCATTTCATTAAACGATCCAAGACTCCCCCGAAATGTAGCATTTTATTATTACAAGAAAACAGAATGAAAATTAACAACCAGCCATGCAACAAAGTGAAGGAAACAGTTCATAACATTCCCATGAAGTATGTGGactaaattttgacaaattaaaataaaagattaatttttcaaatttcataaaatagagGGATGGGATTCAGAATTAAACCCaacaattcctatacctcttcGTAAATTACTCgattataatattacataaaatagtAGGCTGATTTGCTACTTTAGTACCTGGGCTTTCGGCTATTTGGCAACTTGCATCTTCGTTATTACCatgtatttttcaaacatttacCTGTGTGATTATGAAACTTGATCTTTGAATCGATGGAAATGAGAAGAAACTAAAGCAATGCGCAAACCAAACCCACAAAAACTTATAAAAGTTTTCAACAATTGGACTTTAGCCATAAAAAATGCTTCTTCTCCTCACCAAGCCTTGGTTCTTTACTCTCAAATGCACCGCCAATCGGTTCCTTTTAATAGTTTCTCAATTCTCTTCACCCTCAAGTCATGTACTCCTTTGCGAAATCCGAGTCTCGTTGCCCACCTCCATTGTCATATCTTGAAGTTAGGGTTCGTTTCCCATGTCTATGTGGCTACTTCTTTGTTGAATGCGTACGTGGTTTCTTGTTTTGACTATGCATGCAAACTGTTCGATGAAATTCCTGAGAGAAACATTGTTACCTGGAACACCATGATAACTGGTTATTCACGGTCTGGGGATGTAAACAAAGCGTATGCCTTTTTTAAGGCAATGACTTTGAGGGATGTTGCTTCTTGGTCTGCCATGATTGCGGCTTTCATGAATAACTGGAAATGGAATTGTGGGTTATCTTGTTTTAGAGAAATGGTAGCAAATGAGAGGTTGAAACCTGATGAAGTGACTGTGGGAGCGGTTCTATCTGGCTGCGCTCACATGGGTTCTCTTGGATTATTGGCGGGAAGATCGGTCCATGCGTTTATAGCTAAAAATGGGTGGAACTTGACTGTCGAAATCGGCACTGTTTTGGTAGATATGTATGCAAAATGCGGATTATTGAAGTATGCTTGTATAGTTTTCAATGCAATGCAACAAAGAAATGTAATGACTTGGACGGCATTGATTAGTGGATCTGCACAACATGGCTACAGTGACGAGGCACTGTCTTTCTTTGAAGCAATGCAAGAGGCGGGAGTGAAGCCTAATGAGATGACTTTTACAGGCATTCTCAATGCATGTGCTCGTAAAGGTTTGGTCAAGGAAGGCCGCAAGTATTTCGATATGATCGAACAATATGGTTTGCAGACAAGGATTCACCATTATGGGTGCATGGTTGACTTGTATGGTAAGGCAGGGTTGCTAGAAGAAGCTTATCAGGTTATCGGTACAATGAAAGTTGAACCCAATGTTGTTATATGGAGTTCTTTTTTGTCAGCTTGTAAGGATCATAAGCAATTTCAGATGGCTGACAGAGTGATCAAGCAAGTGATGGAAACGGTAAAGCCAGAGAGTGATGGGGGGGTTTATTCTCTTGTATctgatttatatgttttgaatgaGAAATGGGATGATGCGGAAAGAGTAAGGAAACTAATGGTTAATCAATATGTGAGGAAGACTAGGGGCTCTAGTTTTATTCGAAGTTGAATTC
This genomic stretch from Gossypium raimondii isolate GPD5lz chromosome 6, ASM2569854v1, whole genome shotgun sequence harbors:
- the LOC105774373 gene encoding pentatricopeptide repeat-containing protein At5g66520, coding for MRKPNPQKLIKVFNNWTLAIKNASSPHQALVLYSQMHRQSVPFNSFSILFTLKSCTPLRNPSLVAHLHCHILKLGFVSHVYVATSLLNAYVVSCFDYACKLFDEIPERNIVTWNTMITGYSRSGDVNKAYAFFKAMTLRDVASWSAMIAAFMNNWKWNCGLSCFREMVANERLKPDEVTVGAVLSGCAHMGSLGLLAGRSVHAFIAKNGWNLTVEIGTVLVDMYAKCGLLKYACIVFNAMQQRNVMTWTALISGSAQHGYSDEALSFFEAMQEAGVKPNEMTFTGILNACARKGLVKEGRKYFDMIEQYGLQTRIHHYGCMVDLYGKAGLLEEAYQVIGTMKVEPNVVIWSSFLSACKDHKQFQMADRVIKQVMETVKPESDGGVYSLVSDLYVLNEKWDDAERVRKLMVNQYVRKTRGSSFIRS